The Nycticebus coucang isolate mNycCou1 chromosome 2, mNycCou1.pri, whole genome shotgun sequence genome includes a window with the following:
- the RPP25L gene encoding ribonuclease P protein subunit p25-like protein isoform X2: MEHYRRAGSVELPSPSPMPQLPPDTLEMRVRDGSKIRNLLGLALGRLEAGSARHVVFSGSGRAAGKAVSCAEIVKRRVPGLHQLTKLRFLQTEDSWVPTSPDTGLDPLTVRRHVPAVWVLLSRDPLDPSECGYQPPGAPPGLGSVPSSSCGPRPRRRARDTRS; this comes from the coding sequence ATGGAGCATTACCGAAGAGCTGGCTCTGTAGAGCTCCCATCACCTTCCCCAATGCCCCAGCTACCTCCTGATACCCTTGAGATGCGGGTCCGAGATGGCAGCAAAATTCGAAACCTGCTGGGGCTGGCGCTGGGTCGTTTGGAGGCCGGCAGTGCACGGCATGTTGTGTTCTCAGGTTCTGGCAGGGCTGCAGGAAAGGCTGTCAGCTGTGCTGAGATTGTCAAGCGGCGGGTCCCAGGTCTCCACCAGCTCACCAAGCTGCGTTTCCTCCAGACTGAGGACAGCTGGGTCCCAACCTCACCTGACACAGGCCTAGACCCCCTCACAGTGCGCCGCCATGTGCCTGCAGTGTGGGTACTACTCAGCCGGGACCCCCTGGACCCCAGTGAGTGTGGCTACCAACCCCCAGGGGCACCCCCTGGCTTGGGCTCTGTGCCAAGCTCCAGCTGTGGCCCCCGACCCCGAAGAAGGGCTAGAGATACCCGGTCCTGA
- the RPP25L gene encoding ribonuclease P protein subunit p25-like protein isoform X1: MWAARLADKTTSRMEHYRRAGSVELPSPSPMPQLPPDTLEMRVRDGSKIRNLLGLALGRLEAGSARHVVFSGSGRAAGKAVSCAEIVKRRVPGLHQLTKLRFLQTEDSWVPTSPDTGLDPLTVRRHVPAVWVLLSRDPLDPSECGYQPPGAPPGLGSVPSSSCGPRPRRRARDTRS, encoded by the exons ATG TGGGCAGCGAGACTTGCAGACAAGACAACAAGCAGGATGGAGCATTACCGAAGAGCTGGCTCTGTAGAGCTCCCATCACCTTCCCCAATGCCCCAGCTACCTCCTGATACCCTTGAGATGCGGGTCCGAGATGGCAGCAAAATTCGAAACCTGCTGGGGCTGGCGCTGGGTCGTTTGGAGGCCGGCAGTGCACGGCATGTTGTGTTCTCAGGTTCTGGCAGGGCTGCAGGAAAGGCTGTCAGCTGTGCTGAGATTGTCAAGCGGCGGGTCCCAGGTCTCCACCAGCTCACCAAGCTGCGTTTCCTCCAGACTGAGGACAGCTGGGTCCCAACCTCACCTGACACAGGCCTAGACCCCCTCACAGTGCGCCGCCATGTGCCTGCAGTGTGGGTACTACTCAGCCGGGACCCCCTGGACCCCAGTGAGTGTGGCTACCAACCCCCAGGGGCACCCCCTGGCTTGGGCTCTGTGCCAAGCTCCAGCTGTGGCCCCCGACCCCGAAGAAGGGCTAGAGATACCCGGTCCTGA